One window of the Vigna radiata var. radiata cultivar VC1973A chromosome 1, Vradiata_ver6, whole genome shotgun sequence genome contains the following:
- the LOC106768361 gene encoding LOB domain-containing protein 25 codes for MMASSSSYSNSPCAACKFLRRKCMPDCIFAPYFPPEEPQKFANVHKIFGASNVSKILNEVQPYQREDAVNSLAYEAEARIKDPVYGCVGAISVLQRQVLKLQKELDATNADLIRYSTCSEMPNSSSSSAHHHGGRSKMSSDDGGGGGGGSGLSFYYSSANWNNDHSENGYPRGDI; via the coding sequence ATGATGGCTTCTTCTTCTAGCTACTCGAATTCTCCATGTGCAGCGTGCAAGTTTCTGAGGAGGAAGTGCATGCCAGACTGCATTTTTGCGCCATATTTTCCTCCAGAGGAGCCTCAGAAGTTTGCAAACGTGCACAAGATCTTTGGTGCAAGCAACGTGAGCAAGATTCTGAACGAGGTGCAACCCTATCAGAGAGAAGATGCTGTAAATTCTTTGGCATATGAGGCAGAAGCAAGGATCAAAGATCCTGTGTATGGTTGTGTTGGTGCCATTTCAGTGCTGCAAAGGCAAGTTCTCAAGCTCCAAAAGGAGCTTGATGCTACAAATGCTGATTTGATCCGCTACAGCACTTGCAGTGAAATGCCAAACAGTAGTAGCAGTAGTGCTCATCATCATGGAGGAAGAAGCAAGATGAGCAgtgatgatggtggtggtggtggtggtggttctGGTTTAAGCTTCTATTATTCTTCTGCTAATTGGAACAATGATCATTCTGAAAATGGCTACCCCAGAGGAGATATATAA